Proteins encoded within one genomic window of Brassica rapa cultivar Chiifu-401-42 chromosome A09, CAAS_Brap_v3.01, whole genome shotgun sequence:
- the LOC103840383 gene encoding 2-succinylbenzoate--CoA ligase, chloroplastic/peroxisomal — protein sequence MANYSRPHLCHCLTRLATVKRNAVVTVYGQRRRTGQEFVDGVLRLAEGLVRLGLRNGDVVSIAALNSDLFLEWLLAVALVGGIVAPLNYRWSLKEAKLAMQLVEPVLLVTDEACVSWCIDVQNIDIPSLKWRVLMESTSTDFASEHNQFLTTEMLTQNVLVPSLSTTYAWAPDDAVVICFTSGTTGRPKGVTISHLAFITQSLAKIAVVGYGEDDVYLHTSPLVHIGGLSSAMAMLMVGASHVLLPKFDANTALKVMEQQHVTCFITVPAMMADLVSVNRTRKNGAQNSCVRKILNGGGSLSTELLKDAAKIFPRAKIFSAYGMTEACSSLTFMTLYDPTTQDSCKVTYPSVNQPKQGTCVGKSAPHIELMVKLDENSWRVGKILTRGPHTMLGYWSLHENAVTSESSRNGAWLDTGDIGTIDEFGNLWLIGRSSGRIKTGGENVYPEEVEAVLLEHPGIVSAVVIGVMDVRLGEMVVACVRLQENWTWSDVENRGSRDPELSSEALKHHCRTQNLTGFKIPKRFVRWEKQFPLTTTGKVKRDEVRREVMSHFQLLTSSL from the exons ATGGCTAATTACTCTCGTCCCCATCTCTGTCATTGTTTGACTCGGCTTGCCACCGTCAAACGAAACGCCGTCGTTACAGTCTACGGTCAACGGAGGCGCACCGGCCAGGAGTTCGTCGATGGCGTATTAAGACTCGCCGAAGGGTTGGTTCGTCTAGGCCTCCGAAACGGAGATGTCGTCTCTATTGCTGCTCTTAACAG TGATCTGTTCTTGGAGTGGTTATTGGCTGTTGCATTGGTTGGAGGAATAGTTGCTCCTTTGAATTACAGATGG AGCTTGAAAGAAGCAAAACTGGCGATGCAGCTGGTAGAACCTGTGCTCTTGGTCACCGATGAGGCCTGTGTCTCGTGGTGCATTGATGTACAGAATATCGATATACCTTCATTAAAATGGCGTGTGTTGATGGAGTCTACCTCAACAGATTTTGCAAGTGAACATAACCAAT TTTTAACAACCGAGATGCTTACACAGAATGTCCTGGTGCCTTCCTTATCGACAACATACGCTTGGGCTCCTGATGATGCTGTTGTGATATGCTTCACTTCTG GTACAACGGGAAGACCCAAGGGTGTGACGATAAGCCACTTGGCGTTCATCACACAGTCTCTAGCTAAGATTGCCGTTGTTGGTTACGGTGAGGATGAT GTGTATTTGCATACATCACCATTAGTTCATATCGGCGGTCTGTCATCAGCCATGGCCATGCTAATGGTCGGCGCTAGCCATGTTCTGCTGCCAAAGTTTGATGCCAATACAGCTCTCAAAGTTATGGAACAACAACATGTTACTTGTTTCATCACCGTCCCAGCTATGATGGCTGATCTTGTTTCTGTCAACAG GACAAGGAAAAATGGAGCTCAAAACAGCTGCGTGAGAAAGATACTAAACGGAGGAGGTTCTTTATCAACCGAACTCCTAAAAGATGCCGCAAAAATCTTCCCAAGAGCTAAAATATTCTCAGCATACG GGATGACAGAAGCGTGCTCTTCGCTTACCTTCATGACTCTCTATGATCCAACAACACAAGACTCTTGTAAAGTGACATATCCTTCGGTTAATCAACCAAAGCAAGGCACATGTGTTGGAAAGTCTGCTCCTCATATTGAACTGATGGTTAAGCTCGATGAAAATTCATGGAGGGTTGGGAAAATTCTAACTCGCGGACCACACACAATGCTTGGATATTGGAGTCTTCATGAAAATGCTGTAACATCAGAATCCAGCAGGAATGGAGCTTGGCTTGACACAGGTGATATTGGGACCATCGATGAGTTTGGTAACTTGTGGCTCATAGGTCGGTCCAGTGGACGAATCAAAACTGGTGGCGAGAATGTTTACCCTGAAGAG GTCGAAGCTGTTCTGTTAGAGCATCCCGGGATTGTGTCTGCTGTAGTTATAGGAGTCATGGATGTTCGTCTTGGTGAGATGGTCGTTGCTTGTGTTCGTTTACAAGAGAATTGGACATGGTCTGATGTCGAAAACCGCGGCAGCCGAGATCCCGAATTGTCTAGTGAGGCACTGAAGCATCATTGTAGAACACAGAATCTTACAGG GTTTAAGATTCCGAAGAGGTTTGTCAGATGGGAGAAACAGTTTCCATTGACAACAACTGGTAAAGTGAAAAGAGACGAAGTCCGAAGAGAAGTTATGTCTCATTTCCAACTCTTGACTAGCTCTCTCTGA
- the LOC103840381 gene encoding WPP domain-associated protein-like: MDAEVMFDGTVSLDSQDHDESVLVDNSVIKENPDVDFLENDMNNHRLTVSRFVSDTVETLAADKIAQTQVELSSSEGNETSQSRLILDYGETLLVQESCGLVLEKAKEIAGLRRELELISKLLSGREKGDIKALEDHEGTTDILQRKVSGKHIGSVTSKPENLEYLRQLPRDELINHFKTEMNQLKREHECTMQEMTEEYFSIKRRCLKLEECPSLSFLNKDKDFNVLRKKIPDIISKLDKVVLEGEKLKGKNNADSKRELDFLLLENSQLKDSLSEAGEKVSHHRELVRKLESDVEDLHVEASIYEDVYRSFVGEFVNQFQCAKEEANLEREEASGSKIALEDSCVESYMKEEYCAIMYKEALKEAGEKLVELKINVSERERAMGSEIAEKGILKEKIHSLECLVKEKENDLDTVREKLEIVCQHVNNLQSQVDQQAVVIQDQSKELGVASSRDLEKTKGYVMEISELRQKLELARKDMKITENERMKSELKLSSTQAEQKLLQDQIVSTVLSLAKWSQDFECLVAEKTKKTNYRLKSMQSQLNDLIDEVDELKIRESMYKQQMEKKTCDLQKAETEVDLLGDEIDSLLDLLQKIYIALDHYSPILKHYPGIMEILKLVQRELRKGSKRLSVF, from the exons ATGGATGCAGAGGTTATGTTTGATGGTACAGTTAGTTTAGATTCTCAAGATCATGATGAATCAGTCCTTGTTGATAATAGTGTAATTAAGGAGAATCCGGATGTTGATTTTCTAGAGAATGATATGAATAACCACCGGTTAACTGTTTCAAGATTCGTTAGTGATACAGTTGAGACTCTAGCGGCTGATAAGATTGCTCAGACACAAGTGGAACTGTCGAGTTCTGAAGGAAACGAAACTTCGCAGTCTCGTTTGATTCTTGACTATGGGGAGACATTGTTGGTGCAGGAATCTTGTGGTTTGGTACTTGAGAAGGCTAAAGAGATTGCTGGTCTGCGCCGGGAACTAGAGTTAATTTCTAAGTTGCTTTCGGGTCGTGAAAAGGGAGACATTAAGGCTCTGGAGGACCATGAAGGAACTACTGATATACTGCAACGTAAAGTCTCTGGTAAGCATATAGGATCTGTCACGTCAAAGCCTGAGAATTTAGAGTATTTAAGACAGTTACCGCGTGACGAGTTGATCAACCATTTTAAGACAGAGATGAATCAGTTGAAAAGAGAGCATGAGTGCACAATGCAAGAGATGACTGAGGAGTATTTTAGCATTAAGAGAAGATGCCTGAAACTAGAGGAGTGCCCTTCACTTTCTTTTTTGAACAAGGACAAGGATTTTAATGTGCTGCGAAAGAAGATCCCTGATATCATTTCGAAGCTGGACAAGGTTGTATTGGAAGGTGAGAAGCTTAAAGGAAAGAACAATGCTGACTCCAAGAGGGAATTAGATTTTCTGCTTCTAGAAAACAGTCAGCTTAAAGATTCACTTTCAGAGGCTGGTGAGAAGGTGTCACATCATCGAGAGCTTGTCCGGAAGCTTGAATCAGATGTTGAGGATTTGCATGTTGAAGCCTCTATCTATGAAGATGTATATAGGTCTTTTGTGGGAGAGTTTGTGAACCAGTTTCAGTGTGCAAAAGAAGAGGCTAATTTGGAGAGAGAAGAAGCCTCTGGAAGCAAGATTGCTCTTGAAGACTCTTGTGTGGAGTCCTACATGAAAGAAGAGTACTGCGCAATAATGTACAAAGAAGCTTTGAAGGAAGCTGGTGAAAAGCTTGTAGAGCTGAAGATAAATGTATCAGAAAGGGAACGAGCTATGGGATCGGAGATTGCTGAGAAAGGAATACTGAAAGAAAAGATTCACTCGCTTGAATGTCTTGTTAAGGAGAAGGAGAATGATTTGGATACAGTGAGGGAGAAGCTAGAGATAGTATGTCAACATGTTAACAATCTGCAATCTCAAGTTGATCAGCAAGCAGTAGTGATTCAAGATCAAAGCAAAGAACTGGGAGTTGCCTCATCTCGCGATCTGGAAAAGACTAAAGGTTATGTTATGGAGATATCTGAGTTGAGACAGAAGCTTGAGTTGGCTAGAAAGGATATGAAGATAACCGAAAATGAGAGAATGAAGTCTGAGCTGAAATTATCATCAACACAAGCAGAGCAGAAACTACTTCAGGATCAGATTGTATCTACGGTTCTGAGTCTTGCTAAATGGAGTCAAGATTTCGAGTGTTTGGTAGCAGAAAAGACGAAAAAGACTAACTATAG GTTGAAAAGTATGCAGAGCCAATTAAATGATCTTATAGATGAAGTGGATGAACTCAAGATTAGAGAATCGATGTACAAGCAACAAATGGAGAAGAAGACTTGTGACCTCCAAAAGGCTGAGACTGAG GTTGATCTCCTTGGTGATGAAATTGATTCTCTCTTGGACCTCCTTCAGAAAATATACATAGCTCTTGATCATTACTCACCAATTCTGAAGCACTACCCTGGC ATTATGGAGATCTTGAAGCTTGTCCAGAGGGAATTGAGAAAAGGCTCGAAGAGATTATCAGTTTTCTGA
- the LOC103840379 gene encoding BTB/POZ domain-containing protein At3g08570 produces the protein MGTSDNPPPAPVPPTSFSKSFTTRIFSDVAGDITIVVDGEPFLLHKFPLVARCGKIRKLVAAEMKDSSRTLSHTELRDFPGGSHTFELAMKFCYGINFEITISNVVALRCAAGYLEMTEDHKEENLIARTESYLEQVVFRSLEKSVEVLCSCELLLHPHDIAEAYHVPERCVEAIAMNACREQLVLGLSRLNRTSQRGDSPPEWWIQDLSALRIDYYARVVSAMARTGLRSESIITSLMHYSQESLKGIRNRQERTKLDSGTIENEQRNVVEAIVSLFPNDKVPLSFLFGMLRVGVTINVSVSCRFELEMRIAHQLERVSLDDLLIPVVRDEESMYDVETVHRILVCFLKRIEDEERNEDDNETESLIDSTCHSSLLKVGLIIDAYLAEIAPDPFLSLNKFTDLIEILPDYVRVTHDGLYRAIDMFLKGHPLLTEQECKSLCQFVDTKKLTQEACSHAAQNDRLPVQMVVRVLYSEQLRLKNIVSGESGEEGMVMSSQKLSSGVPSGATSPRDTYASLRRENKELKLEISRVRVRLSELEKEQVLMKQGMIEKSGHGGTLLTSLSKGIGRMSLFGGGAKEEKRRKANRKNRPRLKGKTGINRTESMF, from the exons ATGGGTACATCGGACAACCCTCCTCCTGCTCCTGTTCCTCCCACCAGCTTCTCCAAATCCTTTACCACCcg CATATTCTCCGACGTTGCGGGAGATATCACAATTGTCGTAGATGGAGAGCCCTTTCTACTACACAAA TTTCCTCTGGTGGCTCGGTGTGGAAAGATCAGGAAGCTGGTGGCGGCAGAGATGAAAGACTCTTCAAGAACCCTCTCCCACACAGAGCTCCGAGACTTCCCAGGCGGGTCCCACACCTTCGAGCTGGCCATGAAGTTCTGCTACGGCATCAACTTCGAGATCACCATCTCCAACGTGGTCGCTCTCCGCTGCGCAGCCGGTTACCTCGAGATGACAGAGGACCACAAAGAAGAGAATCTCATCGCACGGACCGAGTCTTACCTCGAGCAGGTCGTGTTTCGAAGCCTGGAGAAGTCGGTGGAAGTCCTCTGCTCCTGCGAGTTGTTGCTTCACCCTCACGACATAGCCGAAGCTTACCACGTCCCTGAAAGGTGCGTGGAGGCTATAGCTATGAATGCATGTAGAGAACAGCTAGTGTTGGGACTATCGCGTCTCAACAGAACCAGCCAGAGAGGAGACTCTCCACCAGAGTGGTGGATCCAAGACCTCTCtgctcttaggatcgactattACGCACGTGTTGTCTCTGCCATGGCGAGAACAGGCTTGCGGTCCGAGAGTATCATCACTTCTTTAATGCATTACTCTCAGGAGTCTTTAAAAGGAATCAGAAACCGTCAAGAACGTACCAAGCTCGACTCTGGAACTATTGAGAACGAGCAGAGGAACGTAGTTGAAGCCATCGTTAGCCTCTTCCCCAACGACAAAGTCCCTCTGAGTTTCCTCTTTGGGATGTTGAGGGTTGGGGTTACTATAAACGTTTCCGTCTCTTGCAGGTTTGAGCTTGAGATGAGAATCGCTCATCAGCTTGAAAGAGTCTCGCTTGATGATCTACTCATACCTGTCGTCCGAGACGAAGAGTCCATGTACGATGTGGAGACCGTGCATAGGATACTAGTCTGTTTCTTGAAGAGGATAGAGGACGAAGAACGTAACGAAGATGACAACGAGACTGAGAGTCTGATTGATTCCACGTGCCACAGCTCGTTACTTAAAGTGGGACTGATCATAGATGCGTACCTGGCAGAGATCGCACCAGACCCGTTCCTGAGTCTTAACAAGTTTACGGATTTGATAGAGATTTTGCCGGATTACGTGCGTGTCACGCATGATGGTCTCTACAGAGCTATTGATATGTTTCTTAAG GGGCATCCGTTGCTGACCGAACAAGAATGCAAAAGTCTTTGTCAGTTCGTAGACACGAAGAAACTTACACAAGAAGCATGCAGCCACGCGGCTCAGAACGATCGGTTACCGGTGCAGATGGTTGTTCGAGTGCTCTATTCGGAACAGCTGCGTCTGAAGAACATTGTTTCAGGAGAGTCAGGGGAAGAAGGGATGGTAATGTCGTCTCAGAAACTCAGCAGCGGGGTCCCGAGCGGGGCAACTTCTCCGAGAGACACTTACGCATCGTTGAGAAGGGAGAACAAAGAGTTGAAGCTGGAGATCTCGAGGGTGAGAGTGAGGCTAAGCGAGTTAGAGAAGGAGCAGGTTTTGATGAAACAAGGGATGATTGAGAAGTCAGGTCATGGTGGAACATTGCTGACATCACTTTCCAAAGGGATTGGGAGGATGTCTTTATTTGGTGGTGGAGCTAAAGAAGAGAAGCGACGGAAGGCTAACCGCAAAAACAGGCCTAGGTTGAAGGGCAAAACCGGTATTAACCGAACAGAGTCTATGTTTTAA
- the LOC103840382 gene encoding N-acetyl-D-glucosamine kinase, whose translation MRNPHSNGNLPKLDDGRESNGYGDGVILGLDGGATSTVCVCVPFFPYGDRFPEPIPILARAVAGCTNRNSVGETAAKDSLEQVISEALVQSGSDKSHVRGVCLGVSGVNHPSDQEMVESWIRGMFPSHVKVYVQNDAIVALASGTMGKLHGCVLIAGTGCIAYGFDEDGREARASGAGPILGDWGSGYGISAQALTAVIRAHDGRGPETMLTSTILKALGLSSPDELIGWTYADPSWARIAALVPQVVTCAEAGDEISDKILVDAADDLALSVKAVVQRLGLCGKDGTASFPVVMVGGVLNANMKWDIGKEVSKRINKHFPGAQTIIPKVEPAVGAALLAMNFLAVKNDVS comes from the exons atgaGGAATCCGCATAGCAATGGAAACCTTCCCAAGCTGGATGATGGTAGAGAATCAAACGGCTACGGAGATGGCGTCATCTTGGGCCTTGACGGCGGCGCCACCTCGACGGTCTGCGTCTGCGTGCCGTTTTTCCCGTACGGAGATCGTTTCCCCGAGCCTATTCCGATCCTCGCTCGAGCCGTCGCCGGTTGCACCAATCGCAATAGCGTAGGAG AGACTGCAGCGAAAGATTCACTAGAGCAAGTTATTTCAGAGGCGCTTGTACAGTCCGGTTCAGATAAATCACATGTCCGCGGTGTTTGCTTAGGTGTTTCTGGTGTTAATCATCCCTCAGACCAGGAAATGGTTGAAAGTTGGATAAG GGGCATGTTCCCAAGTCATGTCAAGGTATATGTTCAGAATGATGCTATAGTGGCTTTAGCTAGTGGGACAATGGGAAAGCTTCATGGATGTGTTTTGATTGCCGGTACTGGATGCATAGCCTATGGCTTTGATGAAGATGGCAGGGAGGCTAGAGCCTCTGGTGCTGGTCCTATCTTAGGCGATTGGGGAAG CGGCTATGGGATTTCTGCACAAGCCTTAACGGCGGTGATTAGAGCTCATGATGGCCGTGGTCCAGAAACGATGCTCACAAGTACCATCCTAAAAGCGCTTGGACTTTCCTCTCCTGATGAACTCATCGG GTGGACTTACGCTGATCCATCTTGGGCACGTATCGCTGCTCTTGTTCCTCAAGTGGTAACTTGTGCAGAAGCTGGTGATGAAATTTCAGATAAGATCTTGGTTGATGCAGCTGATGATTTAGCTCTAAGTGTTAAAGCTGTTGTACAGAGACTTGGTTTATGTGGCAAAG ATGGGACAGCTTCTTTCCCGGTTGTAATGGTGGGTGGTGTCCTAAACGCTAATATGAAATGGGACATTGGAAAAGAAGTCTCAAAGCGTATCAACAAACACTTTCCCGGCGCTCAGACTATCATACCAAAG GTAGAGCCAGCTGTTGGAGCAGCATTGTTGGCCATGAACTTTTTAGCTGTCAAAAACGATGTTTCTTAA
- the LOC103840388 gene encoding ferredoxin--NADP reductase, root isozyme 2, chloroplastic encodes MSHSAVSQAAAVSVSIGNERSLTRSVFKQNNSISFNTKPWSSSLALTQKTSTIRDAKRYSNTTLCMSVQQASSSKVNVSPVELEDPTDPPLNLYKPKDSYTAKIVSVERVVGPKAPGETCHIVIDHDGNLPYWEGQSYGVIPPGENPKKPGAPHNVRLYSIASTRYGDFFDGKTASLCVRRAVYYDPETGKEDPSKNGVCSNFLCDSKPGDKIQITGPSGKVMLLPENDPNATHIMIATGTGVAPYRGYLRRLFMENVPNYKFGGLAWLFLGVANTDSLLYDDEFSKYLKDHPDHFRFDKALSREEKNKKGGKMYVQDKIEEYSDEIFKLLDNGAHIYFCGLKGMMPGIQDTLKRVAEERGESWDAKLSQLRKNKQWHVEVY; translated from the exons ATGTCTCACTCTGCTGTTTCTCAG GCTGCTGCTGTCTCTGTTTCAATTGGTAACGAACGTTCTCTTACAAGATCTGTCTTCAAG CAAAACAATAGCATCAGCTTCAACACCAAGCCATGGTCATCTTCCTTGGCGTTGACCCAGAAAACAAGTACCATAAGAGATGCAAAACGGTACTCGAACACAACACTATGCATGTCGGTTCAACAAGCAAGTAGCTCCAAGGTTAATGTCTCTCCTGTAGAGTTGGAAGACCCCACTGATCCTCCTTTGAACTTGTACAAACCCAAAGATTCTTACACAGCTAAGATTGTCTCCGTGGAGCGAGTCGTTGGCCCCAAAGCTCCAGGAGAGACTTGCCACATCGTTATCGATCATGACGGTAACCTTCCTTACTGGGAAGGACAGAGTTACGGTGTCATCCCTCCC GGTGAGAACCCGAAGAAACCAGGAGCTCCACACAATGTGCGCCTTTACTCTATTGCATCAACGAGGTATGGAGACTTCTTTGATGGTAAAACAGCGAGTTTGTGTGTACGCAGAGCTGTTTACTACGACCCCGAGACTGGTAAAGAAGACCCTTCAAAGAACGGAGTCTGCAGCAACTTCCTTTGTGATTCAAAACCCGGAGACAAGATTCAAATCACAGGTCCATCCGGGAAGGTAATGCTATTACCAGAGAACGATCCAAACGCGACGCACATAATGATAGCCACGGGAACAGGCGTGGCTCCTTACAGAGGCTACCTACGTCGACTGTTCATGGAAAACGTCCCAAACTACAAATTTGGCGGCTTAGCTTGGCTCTTCTTAGGCGTGGCCAACACCGACAGCCTTCTCTACGACGATGAGTTCAGCAAGTACTTGAAAGACCACCCGGATCACTTTAGGTTCGACAAGGCGTTGAgcagagaagagaagaacaagAAAGGTGGGAAGATGTACGTGCAGGACAAGATCGAAGAGTATAGCGATGAGATCTTCAAGCTTCTGGATAACGGAGCTCATATTTACTTCTGTGGGCTTAAAGGAATGATGCCTGGGATTCAAGATACGCTTAAGAGAGTTGCGGAGGAGAGAGGTGAGAGCTGGGACGCCAAGCTTTCTCAGCTCAGGAAGAACAAGCAGTGGCACGTGGAAGTGTATTAA
- the LOC103840389 gene encoding nuclear transcription factor Y subunit A-7, which translates to MASSVHDLSDKIETHDKQEHKDSQFQIQPPIPPGRNSAVYSEQLPHSMAPGHYPYPDPYYRSIFAPNPQAYPPRPYETGVHAHLMGVQQQCVPLPSDAVEEPVFVNAKQYHGILRRRQSRAKLESQNKVVKSRKPYLHESRHLHAIRRPRGCGGRFLNAKKEEEHHEGNHLEEKSMAASGGTS; encoded by the exons ATGGCTTCTTCAGTCCATGATCTTTCTG ATAAAATAGAAACTCATGACAAACAAGAACATAAAGATTCTCAATTCCAAATCCAACCACCAATTCCTCCAGGAAGAAACTCTGCAGTCTACTCGGAACAGCTTCCTCACTCCATG GCACCTGGACACTACCCATATCCAGATCCTTACTACAGAAGTATCTTTGCACCAAACCCACAAGCGTATCCACCACGACCTTATGAAACCGGG GTACATGCACATTTAATGGGAGTCCAGCAACAATGTGTGCCTTTACCATCTGATGCAGTCGAGGAACCTGTTTTTGTCAACGCAAAGCAATACCACGGTATACTGAGACGTAGGCAATCCAGAGCAAAGCTTGAATCCCAGAATAAAGTTGTCAAGTCGCGTAAG CCGTATCTGCATGAGTCTCGTCATTTGCATGCGATAAGACGACCTAGAGGATGTGGCGGTCGGTTTCTCAATGCCAAGAAGGAAGAGGAGCATCACGAAGGCAATCATCTTGAAGAAAAGTCCATGGCTGCTTCTGGTGGTACGTCTTGA
- the LOC103840384 gene encoding uncharacterized protein LOC103840384: protein MASQRTAVFPTPLVSFVIVFIILEATTTVDARELRPADHGLEYYYEPSESSSEMTSFFGPPSWNELDSTPSSSSPSGSILPSAVKSPVVTSAPKDRGDDGHLMNHVLVVGSFVCGVTGVALMVASALIYFRPKLQNSSVTCDQIHNDTK from the coding sequence ATGGCTTCACAAAGAACCGCTGTGTTTCCGACACCTCTGGTCTCATTCGTGATCGTATTCATTATCTTAGAAGCGACGACGACGGTAGACGCTAGAGAATTACGACCGGCGGATCACGGACTAGAGTACTACTACGAGCCAAGCGAATCATCATCGGAAATGACGTCCTTCTTTGGACCCCCTTCTTGGAACGAGCTAGATTCGACACCATCATCGTCGTCACCTTCTGGCTCGATATTGCCTAGTGCGGTGAAATCTCCAGTAGTGACGTCGGCACCAAAAGACCGGGGAGATGATGGTCACCTGATGAATCACGTGCTGGTTGTGGGGAGCTTCGTGTGTGGAGTCACCGGTGTGGCTTTGATGGTGGCTTCTGCTCTCATTTATTTTCGTCCAAAATTACAAAATTCGTCTGTTACTTGTGATCAGATTCATAATGATACCAAGTAG